The Trinickia caryophylli genomic sequence ACAATGCGCGCTTGACCTTTGCGCGGCCGCTGTCGGCTTCGCGAGAATCTGAGGAATGTCCGCATGGCCACCACCTTGAGAATCGGCTTGATGGGCTACGGCTTCGCCGGCGCCACGTTCCATGCGCCCGTGATCGAGCACTGCGGCACGCTCGCCGATCACCCGCACGACGCCTACGCGCGCGTCGCGGCCATCGCCACGAGTCAGCCGGCCAAGGCAATCGCCGATTATCCACGAGCCAAAGTCGTCGCCGGCATCGACGCCCTGCTCGCTCTGGACGAGATCGACTGCATCGTCATCGCAACACCGAACGACACGCATTTCGAGCTCGCCGCCAGAGCGCTCGCCGCAGGCAAGCACGTCGTCGTCGACAAACCCGTCACGCTCAACGCCGCGGACGCCGTCACGCTCGCGCAACTCGCGCGCCGCCACAACGTGCTCTTCGTACCCTTTCACAATCGCCGCTGGGATGGGGATTTCCTCACCCTGCGCAGCCTGCTCGCCTGCGGCGCGCTCGGCCGCGTCGTGCACTACGAGTCGCACTTCGACCGGTTCCGGCCGCACGTGCGCCAGCGCTGGCGCGAGGAAGCGTCGCGCGGCGGCGGTCTGCTTTATGACCTCGGCCCGCACCTGATCGATCAGGCGCTCGTGCTGTTCGGCCCGCCCGAAACGGTGTCCGCGACGGTCAAGACCCACCGCGATCATGCAAGCGCGCCCGACTATGTCCATCTGCTGCTCGGCTATGCCGACAAGGAAATCGTGCTGCACGCCAGCGCGCTATGCGCGCTCGAGCCGCCCCGTTTCGCGGTTCATGGCACCCTCGGCAGCTACGTCAAATACGGGCTCGATACGCAGGAGGATCAGTTGAAGGCCGGCCTGCGTCCGGGCGATGCGGGCTTCGGCGCCGACAACCGCGCCGGCACGCTGCGCGTGCTCGCGGGCGAGCGCGAAACGCAACGCGATCTGCCGACCGTCAACGGTGCCTATGCCGACTTTTATCGCGCGCTGGCGTCAGCGATCCGGCACGGAGAGCCGTTTCCCGTCTCGCCGCAAGACGCCATCGACGTCATGACGATCATCGAACTGGCCGAGCGGAGCGCGAACGAGGGCAGGCGCCTGCCGTTCGCCCGAATCGTTGCCTGAGGAACCGGCGGCAGGCAGTCGCGCCCGGTTTCCTGCCGCCCGGCTCTCCGACTGCCCACGCCACACATACATCACACGTAGCAAGAAGGAAACACCGAATGAAGAAGCTGGTTCGCGCGCTCGCCTGTTGCGCGTTGATTTCGTCGCTCGCGGCTTGCGTCGTCACGCGGCCCCCACGTTCGAGCGCGCCGGCAGCGGCGCGGCCAAGCGCGCGCGAGCTTGGCGCTCAACGCTATCGGCAAGTCAACGAACGAATCGACTATCTGAACCGCCGCATCGATGCGCGCGTCGATTCGGGCGCCTATCCGCCGCCCGATGCCGCCCCGCTGCATCACCGGCTCGACGTCATCCGGCGCGAGGCGCGCGACATGGCCAGTCAGCATGGCGGCGGCGTGTCCGAGGAGGAGCAGCGCGTGCTCAATCATGAACTCGACAACGCGGCGCGCGCTATCGGGGGCTGAACCCGCCCCCTATCGGTATGTCGATTTCCTGCGCGCTCGTTCGTCGTAGAGATAACGGGCGAGCAGCCGTTGCGGCCGTCTCGTGCCCCGTTTCCCGAAAATCGACAGGAGATGCGTCATGAGCCATACCGAACCACCCGCATTGAAGCCCGCCGCGCAGCTGGCGCAATCGAAGTTCCATTTCCCCGGCGAAAGCGCGGAGTACCGGCAGGCGCGCAACGCCTTGCTTGCCGAGGAGATCGAACTGCGCCGGCATATCGAGCGGGTCGCCGCGCTGCGCCGTGCCTTGCCGCTCGGCGGCCCGGTGCCGGAGGATTATCGATTCGAGGGCGAGACGGGCGCTGCGACGCTCTCGCAACTGTTCGGGCCCCACGATACGCTCGTGACCTACAACTGGATGTATGGGCCGAAACGCGAGCGGCCTTGCCCGATGTGCACGTCGTTTCTGAGCGCGCTCGACGGCGAAATGCCCGACATTCTGCAGCGCGTGTCGTTCGCCGTCATCGCGCGCTCCCCGATCGAGCGGCTCACCGCCTTCAAGCAGGCTCGAGGCTGGCGCTATCTGCGCCTCTACTCGTCGGGCGCGAACACGTTCAACCGCGCGTACGCGCACGAAGACCCCGAAACCGGCGACAACCCGGCCATCAACGTATTCGTACGCCGCAATGGCGCGATTCGCCATTTCTATGGCGGCGAAATGGGACCGGAGACGGCAGACCCCGGCCAGGACCCGCGCGGCGCGCCCGACCTCATGCCGCTTTGGACTGTCCTCGATCTGACGCCCGATGGGCGCGGCACCGATTGGTACCCGAAGCTCGACTATCCGCGCGAAACGTAGGCTGACGCCGCGCCCGGCACCACGGCCCCGCGGCCCGGCACCTCAGCGGCGCGCCTCGGTGGCCATCCGCACGGCAAGGCCGGCGAGCACGCTGCCCATCAGCCAACGCTGTACGACGAGCCACGCCGGCCGCCCAGACAGAAAGAGCGCGATCGTGCCAGCGGTCATCGACACCGCCGTATTGACGGTCACGCTCGCCATGATCTGGACGCTGCCGAGCGTGAGCGACTGCGCAAGCACGCTGCCGCGCCCGGGGTCGATGAACTGCGGCAGCAGCGAGAGATAAAGCACGGCGACCTTGGGATTGAGCAAGCTCGTGAGCAGGCCCATCGAGAAAAGCTTGCGCGGACTGTCAGCCGCCAGTTGCCGCACCTGGAACGGCGAGCGCCCGCCCGGCTTGACGGCCTGCCACGCGAGATAGAGCAGGTAGAGCGCGCCGCCGAAGCGCAGCGCATCGTAGGCGAGCGGCACGGCCATCAGCAATGCCGTAATGCCGCAGGCGGTGGCGACCATGTAGAAGAGCAAGCCGAGCGCCACGCCGCCGAGCGAAATCATGCCGGCCGCACGGCCTTGGCAAATCGAGCGCGAAACGAGGTAGACCATGTTCGGGCCGGGCGTCAATGCAACGCCGAGCGCCACGAGGCCGAATGTGATGAGCGAACCGAAACTGGGCATGGGATGACTCCTCGCAAGGGGATTCAGGTCATGCCCAGGCGCGCGGCGTCTCGCACCCGCGTTGCGGGCGCGGCCTGCGCTCCCCGGTGGTAACCCACCTCGCGGCGCCAGTCACGCAAGCGCCACGATTATTTCACGGCCGCGCAATTCGCGCTTGCCGGCGCGGCCATGCGCATGCGAACACGGCGCGCGAGCCCGCCGATCCACGCGCGCAACGCCGTGTCGGAGGCCACCGCCACCACCGAGCGCGCCATGATCCGATACACCTGCTTGCGGCCGATCTTCGATATCGCTTGCGGATCGAGCCAGCGGTCGTTGTCGACGAGCAGTCGCAACGTCTCGAGCCCGATCGCGATGGGCCAGATGCAGGCGAGCCGCAGCCGGATCGCGCCGCGTGAAATCGCCAGCGTATAGGCCAGCGCGTCGTCATAGAGCGCAAGCGTGTGCTCGACGAGTTCGAGCATCAGCGGCCGCGCGCGCATCGAGGCATCCGCCGTCAGCAA encodes the following:
- a CDS encoding oxidoreductase, with protein sequence MATTLRIGLMGYGFAGATFHAPVIEHCGTLADHPHDAYARVAAIATSQPAKAIADYPRAKVVAGIDALLALDEIDCIVIATPNDTHFELAARALAAGKHVVVDKPVTLNAADAVTLAQLARRHNVLFVPFHNRRWDGDFLTLRSLLACGALGRVVHYESHFDRFRPHVRQRWREEASRGGGLLYDLGPHLIDQALVLFGPPETVSATVKTHRDHASAPDYVHLLLGYADKEIVLHASALCALEPPRFAVHGTLGSYVKYGLDTQEDQLKAGLRPGDAGFGADNRAGTLRVLAGERETQRDLPTVNGAYADFYRALASAIRHGEPFPVSPQDAIDVMTIIELAERSANEGRRLPFARIVA
- a CDS encoding LysE family translocator — its product is MPSFGSLITFGLVALGVALTPGPNMVYLVSRSICQGRAAGMISLGGVALGLLFYMVATACGITALLMAVPLAYDALRFGGALYLLYLAWQAVKPGGRSPFQVRQLAADSPRKLFSMGLLTSLLNPKVAVLYLSLLPQFIDPGRGSVLAQSLTLGSVQIMASVTVNTAVSMTAGTIALFLSGRPAWLVVQRWLMGSVLAGLAVRMATEARR
- a CDS encoding DUF899 family protein, which gives rise to MSHTEPPALKPAAQLAQSKFHFPGESAEYRQARNALLAEEIELRRHIERVAALRRALPLGGPVPEDYRFEGETGAATLSQLFGPHDTLVTYNWMYGPKRERPCPMCTSFLSALDGEMPDILQRVSFAVIARSPIERLTAFKQARGWRYLRLYSSGANTFNRAYAHEDPETGDNPAINVFVRRNGAIRHFYGGEMGPETADPGQDPRGAPDLMPLWTVLDLTPDGRGTDWYPKLDYPRET